The following proteins come from a genomic window of Methanocella conradii HZ254:
- the ilvD gene encoding dihydroxy-acid dehydratase, producing MSVIGELRSQRLRRVGPEIDPLKISIDWTLEDLEKPQVLVEDVWGDALPGSYHLLRLSEMACRGVYASGGKPAKMHVTDMCDGIAQGTEGMGYSLLSRDIICDMVEIHWRAQPLDGMVLLSSCDKSVPAHLMAMARLGDAPAIHVPGGTMMEGPGMFTLERVGTIYSQLKRNEISEDEYLFLQRRACPTVGCCSFMGTANTMQAMSEALGLAMPASASMPAFMNDIRQSAEACGRRIVEMIEEGLTTSKILRRESFENAIMVHAAIGGSTNALLHLPAIAREAGIKIHPGLWNELNRSVPFLLNCRPSGAYPAIFFWYAGGVQGIIREIKGHLHLDAMTVTGKTLGENLKELENANYFDKVRRYLVNYRVDAEDVIASASRPRGEGSIAILKGNLAPSYAMVKYSAVPPEMLRHVGPAVVFESEKEAFDAIVGGKIERGSAIVIRYMGPRGCGMPEMFYPTEALASSPELHSTTALVTDGRFSGASRGPCVGHVSPEAMAGGPIAIVERNDLIEIDIPGRSLDLVGVNGKREDADTMAKVIRERLSKWKKPPEKYRGVLGLYTRLAASAMEGGYIDFGACPVR from the coding sequence ATGAGCGTGATTGGTGAGCTGAGGAGCCAGCGCCTCAGGAGAGTAGGCCCTGAGATAGACCCCCTGAAGATATCGATTGACTGGACCCTAGAAGATTTAGAGAAGCCGCAGGTGCTGGTGGAGGACGTATGGGGCGACGCCCTGCCCGGCAGCTATCACCTGCTGCGCCTGTCGGAGATGGCGTGCAGGGGCGTGTATGCTAGTGGGGGTAAGCCCGCGAAAATGCACGTGACTGACATGTGCGATGGCATCGCGCAGGGCACTGAGGGGATGGGCTACTCGCTATTGTCTCGCGATATAATATGTGACATGGTGGAGATACACTGGAGGGCGCAGCCGCTCGACGGCATGGTGCTCCTGTCGAGCTGCGACAAGAGCGTGCCCGCCCACCTCATGGCCATGGCGAGGCTGGGCGATGCGCCGGCGATTCATGTGCCTGGCGGCACCATGATGGAGGGGCCGGGCATGTTCACGCTGGAGCGGGTGGGGACCATCTATTCCCAGCTTAAGCGCAACGAGATATCTGAAGATGAGTATTTATTCCTGCAGAGGAGGGCCTGCCCGACGGTGGGCTGCTGCTCGTTCATGGGGACGGCAAACACGATGCAGGCCATGTCGGAGGCCCTGGGACTGGCCATGCCCGCCTCCGCCAGCATGCCCGCCTTCATGAACGATATAAGGCAGAGCGCGGAGGCGTGCGGGCGCCGCATCGTTGAGATGATAGAGGAGGGCCTGACAACCTCTAAAATCTTGAGGCGCGAGTCTTTCGAGAACGCCATCATGGTGCACGCAGCCATTGGCGGCTCCACTAACGCCTTGCTGCACCTTCCCGCAATAGCCCGGGAGGCGGGCATTAAAATACATCCAGGCCTGTGGAACGAGCTGAACAGAAGTGTGCCGTTTTTGCTAAACTGCAGGCCAAGCGGGGCATACCCCGCCATCTTTTTCTGGTATGCGGGGGGCGTGCAGGGCATCATCCGGGAGATAAAAGGCCATCTTCACCTGGATGCCATGACGGTGACCGGCAAAACGCTGGGAGAAAACCTGAAAGAGCTTGAGAATGCGAATTATTTCGATAAAGTCAGGCGGTATCTTGTCAACTATAGGGTGGATGCTGAGGACGTCATTGCCTCCGCGAGCCGGCCAAGGGGCGAAGGGTCTATCGCCATCTTGAAGGGGAACCTGGCGCCTTCTTATGCCATGGTGAAGTATTCCGCAGTGCCCCCGGAGATGCTCAGGCATGTGGGGCCTGCAGTCGTGTTCGAGAGCGAGAAGGAGGCGTTTGATGCAATAGTGGGCGGCAAAATAGAGAGAGGCTCGGCCATCGTAATACGGTATATGGGGCCGAGGGGCTGTGGCATGCCAGAGATGTTCTATCCTACAGAGGCGCTCGCATCGAGCCCTGAGCTTCATAGTACAACGGCACTGGTGACCGACGGCCGCTTCTCAGGAGCCAGCCGCGGCCCATGCGTGGGGCATGTCTCCCCCGAGGCCATGGCTGGCGGGCCTATCGCCATCGTCGAAAGAAATGACCTCATCGAGATAGACATTCCGGGAAGAAGCCTCGACCTGGTGGGAGTTAATGGAAAAAGGGAAGATGCGGATACCATGGCTAAAGTAATCCGTGAGCGCCTTTCGAAATGGAAGAAGCCACCAGAGAAGTACCGTGGAGTATTGGGGCTCTACACCAGGCTGGCCGCATCTGCCATGGAGGGAGGCTACATTGATTTTGGCGCGTGCCCGGTGAGGTGA
- a CDS encoding radical SAM protein, with product MAVFSEIYDEGDYKVFVIRGAIEARIPMNFYTQLKRKYSDEEIVSMQEPKVLRHHHTKRELVYVTRESGLPLIGHTAFGLIDRGTNLIQVRPVSGCNLNCIFCSVDEGVSKSRRTDFIVDTDYLVDEFKKVAEIKGDDVEAHIDGQGEPFIYPYMVELLKKLREVPQVKVISVQTNGMLLDAEKIKEMEGLLDRINLSISALDDRKARMLAGTNLYDVGHVKDVARAIASSEIDLLLAPVWVPGFNDEEIPRIIEFGLEIGAGKRWPPLGIQNYVRYQFGKKVRGRPMKFAEFFRRLEEYEKQYGLKLRLSPADFNIHKAPSLPKAFRKGERLRLKLVAPGRVFGEMLAVERGRVIGVLTDKPVGAAVPAEITRTTDNVYVATTK from the coding sequence ATGGCGGTCTTTTCAGAGATATACGATGAAGGCGATTATAAGGTGTTCGTGATAAGGGGCGCCATAGAGGCCCGCATCCCCATGAACTTCTACACGCAGCTCAAGAGGAAGTACTCGGACGAGGAGATCGTGTCCATGCAGGAGCCCAAGGTTTTAAGGCACCACCACACGAAGCGCGAGCTCGTATACGTGACGAGGGAGTCGGGGCTTCCGCTTATCGGCCACACGGCCTTCGGACTCATCGACCGCGGCACCAACCTGATACAGGTGCGGCCCGTGTCGGGCTGTAACTTGAACTGTATTTTTTGTAGCGTGGACGAGGGGGTTAGCAAGAGCAGGCGGACGGATTTTATCGTAGACACGGATTACCTTGTGGACGAGTTTAAAAAGGTGGCGGAGATTAAGGGCGACGACGTGGAGGCGCACATCGACGGCCAGGGGGAGCCTTTCATCTACCCTTACATGGTGGAGCTGCTTAAGAAGCTGCGGGAGGTGCCACAGGTAAAAGTGATATCGGTGCAGACAAACGGCATGCTCCTCGACGCCGAGAAAATAAAGGAGATGGAGGGGCTTCTCGACAGGATTAACCTCTCGATTTCTGCGCTGGATGACAGAAAGGCGCGCATGCTTGCAGGCACCAATCTGTATGACGTGGGGCATGTGAAGGATGTGGCGAGGGCTATCGCATCGAGCGAGATAGACCTGCTGCTCGCCCCGGTTTGGGTGCCGGGGTTCAACGACGAAGAAATCCCCAGGATAATCGAGTTCGGCCTGGAGATAGGGGCGGGCAAGCGATGGCCCCCGCTCGGCATCCAGAACTATGTACGCTACCAGTTCGGCAAAAAGGTGAGGGGCAGGCCCATGAAGTTCGCGGAGTTTTTCAGGCGCCTTGAGGAATATGAAAAGCAGTATGGATTGAAGCTCAGGCTCTCACCGGCCGACTTTAATATACATAAGGCTCCATCGCTCCCTAAAGCCTTCAGGAAGGGGGAGAGGCTAAGGCTAAAGCTCGTGGCGCCCGGGCGGGTGTTCGGGGAGATGCTCGCCGTCGAGCGGGGCCGGGTCATCGGGGTGCTCACCGACAAGCCGGTGGGAGCAGCCGTGCCAGCAGAGATCACCCGGACCACCGATAACGTGTACGTTGCCACGACTAAATAA
- the thiC gene encoding phosphomethylpyrimidine synthase ThiC — translation MLMREAKNGLSDEVKRIAKVEGVEPERLRSLIARGLVAVPRNAGRDFPGRAVGMLMSTKVNANVGTSKDYDDCDEEVRKAKIAVQYGADAVMDLSTGHDRDSVRKSLIKELDVPVGTVPIYHAARKRRNAVDMTSDDLFNSVREHAKDGVDFVTVHCGVNRNSLERLKNDPRLLNIVSRGGALTLAWMLHNGKDNPFYEEFDYLLEIASEYDLTLSLGDGMRPGCMADATDRPEFMEFITLGELVRRCREKGVQCIVEGPGHVPLDDVELSVRAMKKLTGDAPLYLLGPLVTDIAPGYDHVVGAIGGAVAGMAGADFLCIVTPSEHLALPTVDDIREGVIVGRIAAHVADTVKEGQRERARLLDERMSRARGDLDWKAQMGLAIDPERAERIRGTRMPEGETCSMCSDLCAIKLVRDALNQKAMDKSDQRGA, via the coding sequence ATGTTGATGAGAGAGGCTAAAAACGGCTTAAGCGACGAGGTCAAAAGGATAGCGAAGGTTGAGGGAGTTGAGCCGGAGCGCTTGAGATCCCTGATAGCCAGAGGCCTGGTCGCCGTGCCGCGGAACGCCGGCAGGGACTTCCCTGGCCGTGCAGTCGGAATGCTCATGTCCACTAAGGTTAACGCCAACGTGGGCACCTCGAAGGACTATGATGACTGCGATGAGGAGGTGCGGAAGGCGAAAATAGCGGTGCAGTACGGGGCGGACGCCGTGATGGACCTCTCGACGGGCCATGACAGGGATAGCGTGCGCAAAAGCCTCATAAAAGAGCTAGACGTGCCTGTGGGCACGGTGCCCATCTACCACGCGGCCCGCAAAAGGAGGAACGCGGTGGACATGACCTCTGACGACCTTTTTAACTCGGTGAGGGAGCACGCGAAGGATGGCGTAGACTTTGTGACGGTCCACTGCGGCGTCAACAGGAACTCGCTGGAGCGCCTAAAGAACGACCCCAGGCTTCTTAACATAGTGAGCAGGGGCGGCGCCCTCACCCTGGCCTGGATGCTCCATAATGGGAAGGATAATCCATTCTACGAGGAGTTCGACTACTTGCTGGAGATAGCCAGCGAGTATGACCTCACCTTGAGTTTAGGGGATGGCATGCGGCCCGGCTGCATGGCCGACGCCACGGACAGGCCTGAGTTCATGGAGTTCATCACCCTGGGCGAGCTGGTGCGGCGGTGCCGGGAGAAGGGCGTCCAGTGCATAGTCGAGGGGCCCGGGCATGTCCCTCTCGACGACGTGGAGCTGAGCGTCAGGGCCATGAAGAAGCTTACGGGCGACGCTCCTTTGTATTTGCTCGGGCCGCTGGTGACGGACATCGCCCCCGGCTATGACCATGTAGTGGGCGCCATAGGTGGCGCCGTCGCAGGAATGGCCGGCGCAGATTTTCTGTGTATCGTGACGCCCTCGGAGCACCTGGCGCTTCCTACGGTTGACGACATCAGGGAGGGCGTTATCGTAGGAAGGATAGCCGCTCATGTGGCTGATACGGTCAAGGAGGGCCAGCGTGAGCGGGCCAGGCTTCTCGATGAGCGCATGTCGCGGGCCAGGGGCGACCTGGACTGGAAGGCGCAGATGGGCCTGGCGATCGACCCTGAGAGAGCAGAGCGTATCAGGGGCACGCGCATGCCCGAGGGCGAGACGTGCTCCATGTGCAGTGACCTGTGCGCCATAAAGTTGGTGAGAGACGCATTAAATCAGAAGGCTATGGATAAATCAGATCAGCGAGGGGCATAA
- a CDS encoding MBL fold metallo-hydrolase, producing MRVKNIGGFSYDSNAYLIDAKRKTLVDAGMDASRVLKGIGDGLELIVLTHCHYDHVGAVPDIVRETGAKVAMHGKDVLLLRSDRACVASMFNAPRPEFKVDIVLKDGDTIDLGDSFLAVIHTPGHTPGSICLYNEETKEMFTGDTVFEGGGFGRTDLGGDEGQMVASLQKLAKMDVSILYPGHGGIVANRAKESLLASYNNARHMFF from the coding sequence ATGCGCGTGAAGAACATTGGCGGGTTTTCCTACGATTCCAATGCTTATCTAATTGACGCAAAGCGTAAAACCCTTGTGGACGCGGGCATGGACGCATCCAGGGTGCTTAAGGGTATCGGGGATGGGCTGGAGCTCATCGTGCTAACGCATTGCCACTATGACCACGTTGGGGCGGTGCCCGATATAGTGCGAGAGACGGGGGCGAAGGTGGCCATGCATGGCAAGGACGTGCTGCTATTGCGTAGCGACAGGGCTTGCGTTGCGTCCATGTTCAACGCTCCCAGGCCCGAGTTTAAAGTGGACATCGTGCTCAAGGATGGCGATACCATCGACCTCGGCGACTCCTTTTTAGCGGTCATCCACACGCCCGGCCACACGCCGGGCAGCATCTGCCTCTACAATGAGGAGACGAAAGAGATGTTCACCGGGGACACCGTCTTTGAGGGCGGGGGCTTTGGCCGCACGGATTTAGGCGGCGACGAAGGGCAGATGGTGGCGTCCCTGCAAAAGTTGGCCAAAATGGACGTTTCTATCCTGTACCCTGGCCATGGCGGCATTGTGGCTAACAGGGCAAAAGAGTCACTGCTAGCGTCTTACAATAATGCCAGACACATGTTTTTTTAA